The genomic segment ctgatttttaacttGCTTTCTTAGGAACACCAGGCTTATTTGATGGTTCTGTTCTTCATGGGTCCTCATAGTAAGAAATGTTTACAAAGCACCAGGAGTCCCACACCTTTCAGGAACAACAATTAATTAGTGGAGAGTAATCCATCATAGCACCTGCTGCGAAGGCAGTGGTAACTGATGGGCATCTGTTTGCCGCTTCTGGAAGCAAAAGCTGTATATATTGCACCAAATTAGCCACAGCCAGTTGCCCAAACAAAcaaggggagaaggaaatgTAGTGTTCCATGGGAACAAAGGAAGCCCCAAATAGTGCAGTATCGGTGTAAGGAAAGCCAGATAGAAAGCTTTAAGTTTCCCTCTCTAGTTAGTCAAAGAATTTGCCTCCTTTTataaaaggacacaaaaaatTAGAAACGGCTGTTCTTCCACAATCTGGATAGATTCTGGCTGTTTCTTAACTTCAGTTAAAGATCTTGTTATCCCAAGCTGTCAGAGCTAAACCAAGTGCACTTTCATATGCCATTTCCAAGTGATGCATGCGTATGGCCTCTTTTGCCTCCTAAATTTTCAGTTCTTCTAGACCATGTCGGCTTTTCAGAGAGAAGGGGCTGCTAGGAGTCCAGTTACTGTGGAACCACAATTCCCTGAACATCAGTTAACTAGAATTCTTTCAGCAACATAGAtgctcccagagctgctctcttCAAAATGGAATACTAAGTGTCAAGCAAAGGTTATGGTCTGTGGAACACCTCCCCGCACTCCCTCCCAAGAAGTCAGTTTTTCTTAACAGTTTTGCAGACATCTACCTCCAGTTCTGTGTATGAAAATCCTCACTGTGCAAATATTCTCAGTTACCACTGAATAATTCAGATACTTCTGTATTAACTTAACTTGAATTACTCCACGTATATAAGATTGTGCATCTTCTATTgtactttattaatttttgaaacttttaaaattcagaacagaCTGCTGAAATATGTCTGCTTCGCAAAGGCCAGACAGAGTAATGTCCTTTTGTCTTTGTAAACAGATTTTGGGAATTGGTGAGGTAGAATGAATGTAATTGTTTCTGTGACAGTGTTAGCATCTTCAGTATATTGTAATTTAACCTTGAGCTAGTTATTCTCCTCAGACCATTCTTAATGCTTTGCTAAGAAACTTGATATACCTaagataataataacaatagttatttgttatttttgccTTAATAGATCATTGCAGAATCTAAAATTAAATCATGGCATAAAAGATCACAAAAGAGTAGACCCAAGCTTAGTTCAAGTCTGCATGCAATGGGAGGTATGCAATATaagcagaaataaagcaatttgttaatattttggTAATCCCCCAAGGTCAGAAGTAAAGACACCATGTGCTTGAGTGGCCTGATTGCAACCTGCGTCATGCAATGGCCTTTCTCAGACTGACTTTCTAGGCTCAAACATTTCACTTTATCTGAAACCTATTGAATTCTGCTGAAATGGTCATTGACTTCGATGGGAGCTAGACTGAGGCCCGAACAAGCAACATAGAAATAAGCACAAAAGCATATTTGCAGAGAAAATCAGACTTGCTGACGGTACAAGTCAACAGATAAAATTATACCTTGAAAACATCTAAATTTAGCATTTGCTACATTTTAACCCATCACTGCACCTTAATACAATGCCCATGGAATTACACTGATTTGCTTATAAATACTGGTAAGAACTTTCTCCTGGCACAAGACATTTTATACTGAACTTTAGCTCACCTATAAACAGGGAAGTCAAAAAcatcttggttttatttcaagaaacCTGAGCTATAATTTTTTCAATGCAAATTAGCAAGATAGAGTGCTATGGCAACCAAGCCACTGTTGCCACAGAAATTTGCCATTTTAATTAGATATTCCTGAAGGCAATAGTGTCCCTGTCCTCAAATCATATCAGAGTAgcatttctacttttttaaatttaagttaTAGATCGCTCTGTTTCATCAGCATAACCAGACACTCCAAACAGAATCTAAATTTTAATGCAGCTTAATATTGAATCCTGTCAAGTACTGGATATTGACGCTGAAATGCTGACCATTAAGTTTCTTGGAAGCCTTCAAGATGGTATTGCTTCTTCTGCTTAGAAAATATGGAGTGAAAGCAACACCTTCTTCTGTAGGACTGGTAATTGTTCCACCTTCATTTACACATCTCCTAAATCACTTCAGCTTATGTATATGAGTTTATGAAACTACTGCATGAACACGTGAGCAACAAGCAATAGCTTTCAGCTGAAGAGAAGCATTTAAACATGCCAGGAGCACAGGAAACCCAGAGTAGTCATGTCAGTTTTTAGGCTACTGTATGAGGTTTTATCACGGTTGTAAACACtaaaaaagatgacaaaattgGCAGGTCAGAATGAAGAGTGCCTTGAGACCCAGCAGCTGCTGTCGGTATACCCAAGCAGTGGAGCAAAGCAGAGAGATGCAGGTAGGGGCTGCTCTGGGTGACCTCTCTCAGCTCAGTAGATTTGCCAGACAAAATAATTATGTCAAACCTAAGATAGTGTTTTCATGTATGCTAGAAGAACATCCTGAAAGCTTTCTTTAGGgtgacctctttttttttcttggtttggtCCTCCATTTGACATGAAACTATGTTTCAttgtattaataaaaacaagaacCAAATGAAAGCTCAGACTCACGAAGATGATCACACATCCTTCCACCTGAGATAATCTGGGCATACATTTTTCTCATCCAGGATACCTGCAACACattatttaaatgaagaatGCTTCTATACAAGAAGCCAGGAGAATAAAAAATGCACTGGTAATATCAAAGCCTCTTGTGACTTGAGAGCCtctatttttcaaaatcactATTACATGTTAAAGCAAGCACTACTTAAGTCACCAGTCCATAATGCTCAATAACTACTTATTAACCACCATGCACTTTGGGCCTGTTCCTTATCTTGTTACATGGTATAAAACCACTCAGCAGAAATTTTAACCAAGCTGAGAGAAaacatgaaactgaaaaatgagggaGCCAGCAAAATGAGCCTTTTCATTCTGTGTAATTTATATGGCTTATCATTTTCAAAAGGGCTTTGTGATTCTGAGCCTTATCAGTTGGTGGTTTTGGTACTGAAGGGTGTagaattgtatttaaaaaacaaaaaaccaaaaatcctaAGGACCCTCCCTCAAAAGTGTTTTGAACTttattaatgggaaaaaaatttttgtagATGCTTTATTTTCTAACGCATCTTATCTGCTTGCTCTTACCGCTCACGTTGTTACCCCTGCTTAAACACAAGCAGGAAACCGAGCGGCGGAGGCGGTCTGGCCCTCCCTCGGCACCTCGCCCACGCTGCGGGGCGGCCAAGGGCACGGCTCCATTGACCGAGCGCGGGGCAGCCGAGGTGACAGGAGGCtccggggcccggcccggggatCCCTCCTCACCCCCGCCTCTGGCGACAGCTCCGAGCGAGCTGCACCTCGCCCCTCCTCGGCTGTGCCCGAGCTTGCCGGCTACTGCGGGCAAAGGCGGGCGCTCAGGAGAACATGGCGGAGAGGCGGGAGAGAGGTAAGCGGGATCCACGcgcgccgccccccccgccgTGTCCTGACAGGAACCCGCGCACCGCCCCACGGCGCGGCACTAGCTCGGGGCGGGGCGCCGAGGGCGGCTCCGGCGTCTGGGGCGCGGGTTGGGCGGCGGGGCTGTCAGTCAGCGCCCACGGCCGGCGCCGCGCCAGCGAGCCCGGAACCTGCAGGCAGCGGGGGTCGCGTGGCGGGTGGTGCGGCCGGTGGGGGCGGTCGGGGCGGTGAAGTGCGGGGAGCGGCCGCGGGGCAGGAAGGAAGCGCCGccgttgctgctgctgctgctgctgctgctgctgctgctgctgctgctgctgctgctgctgctgccgccgccggaGGAGCGCTTCGGCCGCCTCCCGGTGAGCCGCGCGGGGGAGCGCCGGCCGCGGGGGCTCGCCTgggcggcggccgccggcccTTCCGCCGTGGCACCGGCTGAGCCGGGCAGAGAGCGATGCCGCGGGACGGAGGGAGCGGAGCCGGGCCTCGCCGGAGGAGCCTGCTTGAAGGGCAGCCCTCCGGGCAGCGGGATAATGGAGCCGCGGGGGCTGGAAGGCCGTGGGGCGGGGAAAGGCCCGCGGGCGTGTGTGAGGGGTGGGGGCGTGTGCGTGGGGACGGTGCGGGGCAcggctggggaggtggggagctCGTGGGGGGTagtggggcagggggtggtgTGTGGGGGATGCGTGGGGATAAGGGTTGGGTGTGGGGAGGATGTGCGGGCAGTGCCGGGAGCGTGCGTGAGGGGAATGAGGGGGCTGTAAAACTAAACGTAACGGATATCTGttattttattggaaaaagCGGGCATCCCTCTTCCGTGAGCGCCCTGTGCATACTCCGACTTCCCAGCCGCGGCTGGGCTGTGTTGCGGGGGCAGTTTGGGTTTCCATGATTGCAGTAATTCACCTGAGGAGGAAGTGCGGCGATTGGTGCTGAAGCGGTAGGTGTGCCATGCAGGGAGCGGAAGGTTGGTGCAATTGGCTCTTACATAATGGTTTTCAGCACGTTGCTTTTATTAGCACCGCTGCTGTGTTTTAACGTGGCTTGTGCTGGAGCGGCTAAAGGGATGTGGGTGGGTGTCCTGAGTTAGGAATATCAGCTATCTTCCTGTTAGCTTTGTTTTGATTGTGTTCTCACTGCAGTACAACAAAAGGTGTCAGTTGTGTTGGGAGGTGCCACCATCCAAGGAGACTCCACACGAGCCTTGAGCAATGAACTGGCATCGCCTCTTCCATCTGCTTTCCTGACATTAGCAGTAAAATGATGCTATGTCTTTGCATGTCCTCATAGAGTCACCAGAATTATAGTGGTGGGGGCTTGTCTACTCTTTTCTGTTGTTAAGCATGGGTGGTACActtccaaaatgttttgtgaCATGTTGCGGTTGTTTTCCAAACGGGAGTTCAGGAAAGTCCTTGGGTTGTATCAGTAGGCCTTTTATTTGGAACAGTTCAAGTTTGTTTTTAGCTCCTGCTGATTTCTTAGAACAATTTTTATGCAACTGGCCAGGCTGGCTGCTTATTATTTCTCATGAAATGCCCTGCTAAAAGACCTCAATATTGCAGTAGTGTGTAGCATCTTTGGCATGAGACCTAGAGCACGCAGCACTACAGGACACCTGAAAGTGGTCAGATCTCGCAGAAAACTATATTGTTGTAACTGGTTGCTAGCATGATCTTTGGGAGTAATTGTACTTGTGGTGATATTATACAGTCAGTTTTGGAAATTCATGGGGCAAAATTCTGTTGTGGAGTAAGCATCTGGTTGTACTTAGCAATTTCCCACAGCTTGAATACCTCATTCAGGGTATTTAAAGGAGGAGACTATATGATGGACCTCCCCCGTGGCGACTGAAGAACTTCAGCCGTTGAGGTGCTCTACGTTTTagcactgctggcagcagagctctTGACAGCTGCTTGTTCCAGTTGTACTCCAAATGAAGAAGCCAAACTGCAAACCTGTAAAAGCTGTCAGAGTAACTGTTCTGCGAATTTCACCACATCAAAGTGCACAATGTTGTGATAAATGTGTTAATTAACCAGCAGTAGCATCTGCCTTCAGCTGCACAAAAACCAATCATACCTGTGTGAAGGTTGATGAAGACCTTGAaggtaaaagaaagaagagttgACTTTACAGAGTGAAACAGAATTGGAAAGGTAGACTAGCTTGTTCTAGATGTGAGGATCATGGTGATTAATATAAATCATTCATTTGCCACATCTTTCAGTTCTTCTGTAGGGTTTGAGTGCTGATCTTCTCTTGGTTTTGATATTTAGAGAGTATTGGTAGAGCTGTACTTTAGCAGGCTTTTTTAAAGGTGCGCATTAATTGTCGCTTGGGTTCCTATTTTCTAACTCATTGGATCTGTTTGTTCTGTGTCACGTTAGACAAGGCTTTCCAATGAACAGTTTATGATTACATTTCTTGTAATGTTGGAATTTCTCCTTAGCCCTGCCACAATGAGGAAAAACAtgcctggaaaataaaaattagcttTTCTGATGAGTAAATGGGAGAGGAGTAGTTATATCATAAGCTCAATTCACCAAGGTTAAAATTAAGTGGTGGAAATTTTATCACCTTTAAGATGCCTCTATCTATAGCGGTCTTGGTTGGAAAACAGTTCTGAATATTTCTGGTAGCTCTAGACTTGCTTTTGTATTGCATAAAAAGCTTCTTGGGAGCCTTCTAAATTTTATACCTTTCCTGTTCTTACATTCCAGGTTGTAAGGACATTCTGTGTTACTGAAGGAAGGTGCTGCTGTTTGTGGAGTGATTTATGATGTCAAGAACTGTATCATCCTGGATCTTAAGCTCAGCAAGAAATAACATTGTTTTACAAGGAAAAGGACGTTTGTACTCCATCTGTATCCCAAACAGAAACAGGATAAAATGGAAGCTTGTTTTCTCCAAAACACATCTCCaccctgctgggagctgcagcttAGACAATACTTGCTCCTTAAAAAAGGCATTCCGACACACTTCCACGGAAGAAGAGCACTTCTCTTTCCAGTTGTCTCCATCACAAATCAATGATATACTCAGAGCAGGTGAATTATCCCATAAAATACTGGATTTGAATggtaaaaatgtaaattctgTGTTGAGGTTTGAAAGTAACCAATTGGCATCCAACACCCCTATTGAAGATCGCAGAAGTGCAGCTACTTGCTTGCAGACCAAGGGGATGATGTTTGGAGTCTTCGATGGTCATGCAGGTTCTGCATGTGCTCAGGCAGTGAGTGAGAGGCTACTTCATTATATAGCAGTTTCTCTCATGTCTCGGCAAACCTTGGAAGAGATTGAGCTTGCTGTGGAGCACATGAAACCAATTCTGCCTATTTTGCAGTGGCACAAGCATCCAAATGATGTACAGTATCAAGAAATAACTTcacaatattttgaaaacctCCGGGTTTACTGGCAACATTTACTGGACCTAGATGCTGAGCCAGGATTTAGCTTAGAAGAAGCCATGATATGTGCATTCAAAAGGCTAGACTCAGACATATCACTGGAAGTTCAGGCTCCACAGGAAAATGAATTGATGAGAAATATTGCCCTTCAAGTAGCTTTTTCTGGTGCAACAGCCTGTGTAGCTCACATTGATGGTGTTCACTTACATGTTGCAAATACTGGTGATTGCAGAGCCGTTCTAGGGGTTCATGAAGAAGATGGAACGTGGTCTACTGTCCCTCTAACCCGAGACCACAATGCTTTTGATGAATTTGAAATTAGAAGACTGAAGAGAGAACATCCTAGATCTGAGGAGAAAACCCTCTTTGTGAATGACAGATTACTGGGGATTCTGATGCCCTCCAGAGCTTTTGGAGATGTGCAATTAAAATGGAGTAAAGAATTGCAACACAGTGTTCTTGAGAATAGCTGTGATGCTGaggctttaaatatttatcagtaTGTTCCTCCAAACTACTATACACCCCCTTATTTAACTGCAGAGCCTGAAGTTACATACCACAAATTAAGAAGCAAGGATAAGTTTCTCGTTATTGCTTCAGATGGACTATGGGAGATGCTAAGTAATGAGAAGGTTGTACAACTTGTTGCTGGACAGCTTACAGAGCTGAATGTGCAGAAACCACAACTGGCTTTTGAGAAGCCAGTTAATCTGGGTTATATGCACAGCTTGTtacttcagaggaaaaacagaggcATTGCCTCCCTTGACCAGAACGTAGCTACTCATTTAATAAGGCATGCAATTGGAAGTAATGAGTATGGGGAGGTGGACCAAGAGAAACTTGCTGCAATGCTGACACTGCCTGAAGACCTTGCAAGAATGTACAGAGATGATATCACAATTACTGTGGtgtattttaattcagaaacaaTTGAAAATTACCATAGAAACGATGAATAGAGAATTGTACTGCTGTGTTTCTCTGATAGTCAAGCTGTTATACCAGCGTTCCGGTCTGGAAGTTCTAAACCTGTTACTTACTAGTCTTGAAAATAACTTCCTAGAAGTGAGTTTGGTGAAAGTTCCCTGGGTTTCCAGGTCTGtacacactgaagaaaaatgttttgataaaatttcactgaaatataACTGAACTAAAGATTGCTGACCTGGCTCTGATTCCACTGGAACCAGCGGTAAAACTTTCCAAATGAACAAATGAGGCAAATTTCACTGAGGCTGGTACAATTTAATAGCAAGATGGACAATACTTGTAGCTGCATGGAGTGTTAGAAAGGCTCTGCTCTTGTGGGAAATGAGTAGCATTCTACTGAAGCACTGTAActgaattaattaaataaacaaactacCAAACCTTTATTTGATGTAACAGTGTCAGATACTTTAATGAGTTGCCTTGTATATGTGAAGACCACACTAAAGAAGGCTGTTCAAAGAGCCCTGGGATtgtcagactttttttcctaattctttttttttaattaagctaGGAGACAAAATCAcccacatttattttgaagtgtgaATGCATATTCTCTTAACTCTGCATGTGGACTTGTATGACAACTTACAGCTCAAACATACATGAGGGACTTAGAATTCCTTGTTCAGAAATTAACAGTACTAGACTTAAACATTTAAGTGTCTAACTTGCTTAAGGGATATGCCCTTTTATTAAGTATTGATCTATAAAGTGCTGTGCATCAAATCCACCTACTGTAATTTAAATGAAGTTTGACAGGTCCAGCAGTTCAAAAATTCATCTAAATGTAAATACAGCAAAATAGACCACCTTTCTCTTCAGACTTAACTTAGAAGATATTTCACCAAAATAtgtttaatctttattttactCTTACTCTTGTCTTTGGATGTCAGGTTTTCCTTACAGgtgcagatttattttctttaatgaatgTATGTCCCAATCTCTGAACATACACTTTTGTGTGTTTTACAATGATTTTCTTTTATACTGTGCTTCCTAGAGTGGCAGTCCAAGCTTGCAGATCAGCTGTATTTTCTTCGGTTTCACATACGGTGTTCTCTAGTGACTCCTCCTTGTTAATGCACAGCAGTAACTGTTGCCCACAAGAATATGTGTACTGGGAATACAGGATTGTTGACTGCTGTTGCCACCAATAACTCGTGTGGGTGCACTAGAGCAGATAAAAaatattgtggtttttttttcccctgaattttACTTAAAGTGTTATCGTTTTGTAGTTTAGCAGATGAGAAAGTACTTGAATTCATATCAAGATCTTAAGCAGATGAGATCTCGGGGTTATAAACCAGTAGCAGTTGTGCATTTAGGGATTTTTCTATACTTTTCCTCCAAATAAAAATTCTCAGTGCTTTTCCAAGCatttaaataatctgttttgAAGCTTGATTAGAAGGAAactaaagctattttaaaaatacccatGCTTTTGACTATTCAGGATTGACCTGTAATTCAGTGGTACAGTTGCAATCACTGAAGGCatctttaaaaaacatctgTTCTGGAATCTtaaggtggttttttgtttggttggttggggtttttggttttttcatcTAGTACATAGTGGAGTATATTCAGCAATTCAACCTGGGGGCAGGTAGCCCTATTTCTCAGATAAAATGAGTGGGTCTATTCCCCTTGATATCAACAAAACAGGATTGCCTCAAGAAATCTGACACTTAAATCTTGGTGTCGGGCCGCAGGAAGGCTCTTGGTATCTGCAAGGTGTTACAGAGGCTGCTGCAATTCTTGTTGATTGGGTCCAATTTAAAGTGTCCCCTCACCCTTGAGGGTGGACACAACTGTGGAGACTGCGATTTCATCTGccagaaaaaggcaaacagtgAAGGTCAGGCCCGGTGTTAACCTCTGGAGGGGTCTGGTCTATCTGCAAGGCAACTGGGCGAGGAGGGGAGAGCTCATCAGCAGCATTCCTAAAGCCGTTTGGCTCTAAGTGGGCCAATTCCATTTGCTCTTACAAATCCGTTTGTGTGACTAGCGTGCTTCATTGCTTGAAATTTAGACATAAAGCAGTAACAATGCATTTCTAGACCACATCTTAATAGAGAAATTACTTATCAGTGTAGCTAGCGGAACAAAGGGGCTAAACCATATTAGAGCTGATAAGAAGTGATACATTTTTTTATGAAGATAATCTAGAAAACTTTTGATGTAGAGCAAACCTGTAACTGCAAAAGTAATGTAGCAAACCAGCTAGTAcagtcataaaataaaaataagctattttgttcttttcaccACCCAGTGGTGCAACTAGGTCATCTTTTGAAAGAGTCCTGGTGGCACTATGTCATCTAAGTGTTACTCCTGGATATGTTGTTGTACGTAGGTCACTGCAACTGTAAATTGATAATGATTATTTTGGGGAATGTGTTTGACAGTAAGGTATTATTTCTAATTTCATGTCAGTTTTGCTTAGTTTAACATGCAACACTAAAATTAACCTATAGTAGAAAAAGATAACATTAAACTAATtagaggggttttttgttttgtttttttaatgcaaatcaTGGATTTGACTGCATGCTCCCTGGAACTTGTTGCAGGCCAATGAAAGCAACCTATCCGtaccagtggggaaaaaatacccgGTTGAATTGGATCATGGGCATTTTAATCTCTAACTGCAAACATAGCTAATGGGCATTAATAAAAGTAGTATTTTGTGACTTGGAGAATTAACAACACTTAAATGAGCAAACTAAATGTGTTAATCTGCTCCTGCAAGCACGATGTGAAGATTTGATAGCACATTTAGATGTAAGTCCTGCAATATTGAAAGTGTGTTGGAACAAACATCTTTGCAGGCAGTCTGTTTGGTTTAGGTTAGATAATTCTGCTTGgcatttgtttaatttatttccatagCAGTCAAGAGAAGCAATAGTCAAAACCACAATCACACTAATTCTGTT from the Phalacrocorax aristotelis chromosome 8, bGulAri2.1, whole genome shotgun sequence genome contains:
- the PDP2 gene encoding pyruvate dehydrogenase [acetyl-transferring]-phosphatase 2, mitochondrial, which gives rise to MMSRTVSSWILSSARNNIVLQGKGRLYSICIPNRNRIKWKLVFSKTHLHPAGSCSLDNTCSLKKAFRHTSTEEEHFSFQLSPSQINDILRAGELSHKILDLNGKNVNSVLRFESNQLASNTPIEDRRSAATCLQTKGMMFGVFDGHAGSACAQAVSERLLHYIAVSLMSRQTLEEIELAVEHMKPILPILQWHKHPNDVQYQEITSQYFENLRVYWQHLLDLDAEPGFSLEEAMICAFKRLDSDISLEVQAPQENELMRNIALQVAFSGATACVAHIDGVHLHVANTGDCRAVLGVHEEDGTWSTVPLTRDHNAFDEFEIRRLKREHPRSEEKTLFVNDRLLGILMPSRAFGDVQLKWSKELQHSVLENSCDAEALNIYQYVPPNYYTPPYLTAEPEVTYHKLRSKDKFLVIASDGLWEMLSNEKVVQLVAGQLTELNVQKPQLAFEKPVNLGYMHSLLLQRKNRGIASLDQNVATHLIRHAIGSNEYGEVDQEKLAAMLTLPEDLARMYRDDITITVVYFNSETIENYHRNDE